From the genome of Ornithobacterium rhinotracheale, one region includes:
- the yidC gene encoding membrane protein insertase YidC, producing the protein MQQSKFDKNQLIGFGLMILLLIGYWFITKPTPEQIEAEKKKRELAQKEKQTQQNAPATANFTPQTAAQEAIAPQSFTLENDKIFIKLSNQGAQITQVELKGYKAYDEKTGKHDKPLYLINDGNTRFALQFNDKQGRKIDLSKRVFAAQQNGNTITFSTQENGASIQYIYTLNGDYSLDFAIKSNGLSNLTPDNSADLSINMDALSQEKGKSWEKRVTDFHYSLNHYSKESYTRSDKEIDDDKVDWIAFKQQFFSTILEPKVAWDRVKLNVTEDDKEDTAHSKKFDFETHLALNGELNQDYTWHFLPLDFDLLKTYKKNFHHIIPFGWGIFGWINEWAILPTFKFMASWGLQYGWVIALLTIVVKLITSPIMYKQYKQSAMMRVLKPDMEAINEKYKGPENQMKRQQETMNLYRTAGVNPLAGCLPALLQIPIFYALFNFFPNVIQLRGKGFLWADDLTAYDSIIHLPFNIPFYGQHVSLFALLYVITMVIYFKFSGNMMQTPKQEGMPDMRFMMYLMPIMFIFFLNSYASGLSWYYFVSNAINIGLVLFIKNVMIDDAKIHAKIQSNKQNPKKRKKSKWQERLDQAMKQAQEQQRLKNNQK; encoded by the coding sequence ATGCAACAAAGTAAATTTGACAAAAATCAGCTCATCGGTTTTGGATTGATGATTTTATTGCTCATCGGGTACTGGTTTATTACCAAGCCTACCCCTGAACAAATTGAAGCTGAAAAGAAGAAAAGAGAATTAGCTCAAAAGGAAAAACAAACGCAGCAAAATGCACCCGCTACGGCTAATTTTACGCCACAAACCGCTGCACAGGAAGCCATAGCGCCACAATCTTTTACGCTGGAGAATGATAAAATTTTCATCAAACTTTCCAACCAAGGAGCGCAAATTACCCAAGTGGAGCTTAAAGGCTATAAGGCTTATGATGAAAAGACTGGCAAGCACGATAAGCCCCTCTATTTAATCAATGATGGAAATACGCGTTTTGCGCTGCAATTTAATGATAAGCAAGGGCGAAAAATCGACCTCTCTAAAAGAGTATTTGCCGCTCAGCAAAATGGAAATACTATCACATTCAGCACGCAAGAAAATGGTGCAAGCATTCAGTATATTTACACGCTTAATGGAGATTATTCCTTAGATTTTGCGATTAAATCAAATGGTTTAAGTAACTTAACGCCAGACAATAGCGCAGATTTAAGCATTAATATGGATGCCCTCTCGCAGGAAAAGGGAAAATCTTGGGAAAAGCGCGTAACGGATTTTCATTACAGTTTAAATCATTATAGTAAAGAAAGTTACACCCGTAGCGATAAAGAGATTGATGATGATAAAGTGGATTGGATTGCCTTTAAACAGCAATTCTTCTCTACCATTTTGGAGCCAAAAGTGGCTTGGGACAGAGTGAAATTAAATGTAACTGAAGATGACAAAGAGGACACTGCCCACTCTAAAAAATTTGATTTTGAAACTCATTTAGCGCTCAATGGCGAGTTAAATCAAGATTATACTTGGCACTTCCTCCCCTTGGATTTTGATTTATTGAAAACTTATAAAAAGAACTTCCACCACATCATTCCATTTGGCTGGGGCATCTTCGGCTGGATTAATGAATGGGCCATTCTCCCGACTTTTAAATTTATGGCAAGCTGGGGGCTGCAATACGGCTGGGTCATTGCGCTACTCACCATCGTGGTGAAGCTCATCACCTCGCCCATTATGTACAAGCAATACAAGCAAAGTGCTATGATGCGCGTGCTAAAACCTGATATGGAGGCCATCAACGAAAAGTACAAAGGACCTGAAAATCAAATGAAACGCCAGCAGGAAACTATGAACCTATACCGCACAGCAGGCGTTAATCCGCTGGCGGGTTGCTTACCTGCTTTGTTGCAAATCCCGATTTTCTATGCTTTATTTAATTTCTTCCCTAATGTGATTCAGCTTAGGGGTAAGGGCTTCCTTTGGGCTGATGATTTAACGGCTTATGACTCTATCATACACCTGCCTTTTAATATACCGTTCTATGGGCAGCATGTCAGTCTATTTGCCTTGCTATATGTCATCACTATGGTGATTTATTTTAAATTCTCTGGCAATATGATGCAAACACCTAAGCAAGAGGGTATGCCAGATATGCGTTTTATGATGTATTTAATGCCTATTATGTTTATTTTCTTTTTAAATAGCTATGCTTCGGGGCTTTCGTGGTACTATTTTGTATCTAATGCCATTAACATTGGGCTAGTTTTATTTATTAAGAATGTGATGATTGATGATGCAAAGATTCACGCGAAAATCCAAAGTAATAAGCAAAATCCTAAGAAGCGCAAGAAAAGTAAATGGCAAGAAAGGCTAGACCAAGCAATGAAACAAGCGCAAGAGCAACAAAGATTAAAGAATAATCAGAAATAA
- a CDS encoding CTP synthase, whose protein sequence is MENKETKYIFVTGGVTSSLGKGIVAASLGLLLKARGYRVTIQKFDPYINVDPGTLNPYEHGECYVTEDGAETDLDLGHYERFLNHPSTQANNVTTGRIYQSVIEKERRGDYLGKTVQIIPHITNEIKRRIKMLGRNNEYDIIITEIGGTVGDIESLPFIEAVRQLRYDLGKDNSLMIHLTLVPYLAASGELKTKPTQHSVRFLMESGIQADILVCRTEHEIPKETLAKLAQFCNIRLGSVIECRDAKTIYDVPLMLHKQNFDKIALEGLNLPTEKEPDLKDWEKFLHNHKKPQHEVEIALVGKYVSLQDSYKSITEAFVHAGARIQTKVKVKWIYSGDLTQENAQELLGNVDGILVAPGFGDRGLEGKIVACQYAREHQIPLLGICLGMQMMVIEFARNVLGLKDAESAETNHATPNPVISLMDEQKNVAYKGGTMRLGNWKCNLKDGSKIKEIYKQDTIQERHRHRYEFNNEYYSDFQKAGLVLSGENPDTSLVETVEYPNHPFYIGVQFHPEYKSTVASPHPLFKAFLEASLNFKNHKK, encoded by the coding sequence ATGGAAAACAAAGAAACTAAGTACATCTTTGTAACCGGAGGGGTTACTTCTTCGCTTGGAAAAGGAATCGTAGCCGCAAGTTTAGGCCTATTGCTTAAAGCGAGGGGCTACCGAGTTACGATTCAGAAATTTGACCCATACATTAATGTAGACCCTGGAACGCTCAACCCCTATGAGCACGGGGAATGCTATGTTACCGAAGATGGTGCCGAAACAGATTTAGACTTGGGGCACTATGAGAGGTTTTTAAATCACCCCTCCACTCAGGCCAATAATGTTACCACAGGACGCATTTACCAATCAGTGATAGAAAAGGAGCGCCGTGGCGACTATTTGGGTAAAACGGTGCAGATTATTCCACATATTACAAATGAAATCAAGCGCAGAATTAAAATGCTTGGTAGAAATAATGAGTATGACATCATCATCACCGAAATCGGGGGCACAGTGGGAGATATTGAGTCCCTACCGTTCATTGAGGCGGTGCGCCAATTGCGCTACGATTTAGGCAAGGATAATTCCCTGATGATTCATTTAACCTTGGTGCCATACCTTGCAGCGAGCGGCGAATTGAAAACTAAGCCTACGCAGCACTCTGTGCGCTTCTTGATGGAAAGCGGAATCCAAGCCGATATCCTTGTGTGCCGCACCGAACACGAAATCCCAAAAGAAACTTTGGCCAAATTGGCTCAATTCTGCAACATTAGGCTCGGAAGCGTAATTGAATGCCGTGATGCCAAAACTATCTACGATGTGCCGCTGATGCTACATAAGCAGAATTTTGATAAAATTGCGCTGGAAGGGCTAAACCTCCCTACTGAGAAGGAACCAGATTTAAAAGACTGGGAAAAGTTTTTGCACAATCACAAAAAACCACAGCACGAGGTGGAAATTGCCCTTGTAGGGAAATATGTATCTCTGCAAGATTCCTATAAATCCATCACGGAAGCCTTTGTACACGCTGGGGCTAGAATCCAAACCAAGGTGAAAGTAAAATGGATTTACTCTGGTGATTTAACCCAAGAAAATGCACAAGAACTTTTAGGCAATGTAGATGGCATTTTGGTAGCGCCAGGCTTTGGCGACCGCGGGCTGGAGGGCAAAATTGTTGCTTGCCAATATGCGCGTGAGCACCAAATCCCGCTACTTGGCATTTGCCTCGGAATGCAAATGATGGTCATAGAATTTGCACGAAATGTTTTAGGCTTAAAAGATGCCGAAAGTGCAGAGACCAATCACGCGACCCCTAACCCTGTCATCAGCCTTATGGACGAGCAGAAAAATGTGGCCTACAAAGGTGGAACTATGCGCCTCGGAAACTGGAAATGCAACCTTAAAGATGGTAGCAAAATCAAAGAAATTTATAAACAAGACACTATACAAGAGCGCCACCGACACCGCTATGAATTTAATAATGAATATTATAGCGATTTTCAAAAAGCAGGGCTAGTACTCAGTGGCGAAAACCCTGACACCTCTCTTGTGGAAACAGTGGAGTATCCTAATCACCCGTTCTACATTGGGGTTCAGTTTCACCCTGAATATAAAAGTACCGTTGCCTCGCCTCACCCACTGTTCAAGGCATTTTTGGAGGCAAGTTTAAACTTTAAAAATCATAAGAAATAA
- a CDS encoding c-type cytochrome, with protein MIKKIIPFVFAGISIVSCAKKENPQATNNEPTPTPKMPGEKYVRTQCYVCHHPTAPEENRAAPTLYEIKQVYLKSGASQEEFIKEFSDFTQRPTQEAAKMKEAVKKYGLMPNNGFSREDIEAIAKYVYENDLPKPDWYQADK; from the coding sequence ATGATAAAGAAAATAATTCCATTTGTTTTTGCAGGTATAAGTATTGTTTCCTGCGCTAAAAAAGAAAATCCGCAAGCCACAAACAATGAGCCTACTCCCACCCCTAAAATGCCTGGCGAAAAGTATGTGAGAACGCAATGCTATGTGTGCCACCACCCTACGGCACCAGAGGAAAATCGCGCAGCTCCCACTTTGTATGAGATTAAACAAGTGTATTTAAAATCAGGTGCTTCGCAGGAGGAATTTATCAAGGAATTTTCAGATTTCACGCAACGGCCTACGCAGGAGGCCGCTAAGATGAAAGAGGCGGTAAAGAAATATGGCTTAATGCCTAATAACGGTTTTAGCCGCGAGGATATTGAGGCGATTGCCAAATATGTTTATGAAAATGATTTGCCTAAACCTGATTGGTATCAAGCAGATAAGTAA
- a CDS encoding YtxH domain-containing protein, with product MKKLTALLALLGLGGLAYYKYKMTPEEKEKLKEKLNSAKEDAESFAKNLKENVDQKLEQAKSELGNLKKNTEEASNDLLKEAEDMYN from the coding sequence ATGAAAAAATTAACTGCTTTATTAGCATTACTAGGTCTAGGAGGACTTGCTTATTACAAATACAAAATGACTCCTGAAGAGAAAGAAAAACTAAAAGAAAAATTAAATTCCGCCAAGGAAGATGCCGAAAGCTTTGCTAAAAATTTAAAAGAAAATGTAGATCAAAAATTAGAGCAAGCTAAAAGTGAACTCGGTAATTTAAAGAAAAATACCGAAGAAGCGTCAAACGACCTCTTAAAAGAGGCGGAAGATATGTATAATTAA
- a CDS encoding transketolase C-terminal domain-containing protein — MQKDDNILSQEISFETFKNEILNDYYTARLSREISLLGRKEVLTGKAKFGIFGGGKEVPQIALSKVFKKGDFRSGYYRDQTLMLAIGETTPENIFAQLYATTDEELEPASAGRQMTSHFATHSLNRQGEWNRLSKQKNSVSDISPTAGQMPRLVGLGQASKYYKNVPSADPEQQFSINGREIAFGTIGDASTSEGHFWECINALGVMQVPVVLSIWDDEYGISVNAEFQRTKSNLSEMLEGFRKTAHERGIEIITTSATDYAHMVESYQRAEKIAREEYTPVVVHVRHCTQPQGHSTSGSHERYKSPERLQWEKENDNIEKLRQFILSFEGEQNGQILKIANEQEIQDLDKKAKNDARQAQKKAWEDYTSIIQKLKDEASALIEQNIAQSGNSAFLKKELNDLQNLLTTYKRSIFHTVRKVLRLTAKENHSAREALQQWYQKAMAEEYEHYSTRLYFEDFKDLPKAVKPTYNENPEEVDGRIVLRDNFEKIFEKNPKVLAFGEDSGKIGDVNQGLEGLQEKFGIDRVSDTGIREATILGQGIGLALRGLRPIAEIQYLDYVLYCLQGMSDDLATLCYRTKARQVAPVIVRTRGHRLEGIWHAGSPMGGILNLIKGMYFLVPRNLTQAAGFYNSLMEVKTPAFVVESLNSYRLKEPMPNNLGEFKTPIGEVEITKEGKDVTILTYGSTWRIVTEAAKELTALGIDAEVIDVQSLIPFDISKQVNKSLAKTNRLVIVDEDVPGGASAYILQQVLEQNNGYYQLDSKPLTITAKEHRPAYATDGDYFSKPSLDDVVEGVYQLMSEAKPSDFPPIFG; from the coding sequence ATGCAAAAAGACGATAATATTTTAAGCCAAGAGATTTCTTTTGAGACCTTTAAAAATGAAATTTTAAATGATTACTATACCGCACGATTAAGCCGAGAAATCAGCTTGCTTGGGCGGAAAGAGGTACTCACCGGGAAGGCCAAATTTGGAATCTTTGGCGGCGGAAAGGAAGTTCCACAAATCGCTCTGTCGAAAGTGTTTAAAAAGGGAGATTTCCGTTCGGGCTATTACCGAGACCAAACTCTGATGCTTGCCATAGGCGAGACCACGCCAGAGAACATCTTTGCACAACTTTATGCCACTACCGATGAGGAATTAGAACCCGCCTCAGCGGGGAGACAAATGACCTCTCACTTTGCGACACATTCCCTAAACAGGCAGGGGGAATGGAACCGATTGAGTAAACAAAAAAACTCAGTATCAGACATTTCCCCCACCGCAGGGCAAATGCCTCGTTTAGTGGGCTTAGGGCAGGCCTCTAAGTATTATAAAAATGTCCCAAGCGCCGACCCTGAACAGCAATTCTCCATCAATGGGCGCGAAATTGCTTTTGGCACCATAGGCGATGCCAGTACCTCTGAGGGGCACTTTTGGGAATGCATCAATGCCCTAGGGGTAATGCAGGTACCTGTGGTACTCTCCATTTGGGACGATGAGTATGGAATCTCGGTAAATGCTGAATTCCAGCGCACAAAATCCAATCTGAGCGAAATGCTTGAAGGATTTAGAAAAACCGCCCACGAGAGAGGCATTGAAATCATCACCACCTCTGCTACCGACTATGCCCATATGGTGGAAAGCTACCAGCGTGCCGAGAAAATCGCGCGCGAAGAATACACCCCCGTAGTAGTGCATGTGAGGCATTGCACTCAGCCACAGGGACACTCCACCTCTGGCTCCCACGAGCGCTATAAATCACCTGAGAGGCTGCAATGGGAAAAAGAGAATGATAATATCGAGAAATTAAGGCAATTCATTCTATCATTTGAAGGAGAGCAAAATGGTCAAATTTTGAAAATTGCCAATGAGCAAGAAATACAAGATTTAGATAAAAAAGCTAAAAATGATGCACGCCAAGCGCAGAAAAAAGCGTGGGAAGATTACACCTCCATTATTCAAAAATTAAAAGATGAAGCCTCTGCCTTAATTGAACAAAATATTGCACAATCTGGCAACTCCGCTTTCTTAAAAAAAGAGTTAAACGATTTACAAAATCTACTAACCACCTATAAAAGAAGCATTTTCCACACTGTGAGAAAAGTGCTGCGCTTAACGGCAAAAGAAAATCACTCCGCACGCGAGGCCCTGCAACAATGGTATCAAAAAGCTATGGCAGAAGAATATGAGCACTACTCTACCCGATTGTATTTTGAGGATTTCAAGGATTTGCCAAAAGCCGTGAAACCAACTTATAATGAAAATCCAGAAGAGGTAGATGGGCGAATTGTTTTGCGAGATAATTTTGAAAAAATATTTGAAAAAAATCCAAAAGTTTTAGCCTTTGGCGAAGACTCAGGAAAAATTGGCGATGTAAACCAAGGGCTTGAAGGCTTGCAAGAAAAATTTGGAATCGACCGCGTAAGTGATACAGGCATTCGAGAAGCTACCATTTTAGGGCAAGGAATCGGGCTGGCATTGAGAGGATTACGCCCAATTGCTGAAATCCAATATTTAGATTATGTCTTATACTGTCTGCAAGGTATGAGCGATGATTTAGCCACCCTATGCTACCGCACCAAAGCGCGCCAAGTAGCGCCCGTAATTGTGAGAACACGCGGGCACCGATTAGAGGGAATATGGCACGCGGGCTCCCCTATGGGTGGAATCCTTAATTTAATCAAAGGTATGTATTTCCTCGTTCCTAGAAACCTCACACAAGCCGCAGGATTCTACAATAGCTTAATGGAAGTAAAAACGCCAGCCTTTGTGGTGGAAAGCTTAAACAGCTACCGATTAAAGGAACCTATGCCAAACAACTTAGGCGAGTTCAAAACACCAATCGGAGAAGTGGAAATCACCAAAGAGGGCAAAGATGTTACCATCTTGACCTATGGCTCTACTTGGCGCATTGTAACCGAAGCTGCTAAGGAACTCACCGCATTGGGCATTGATGCTGAGGTGATTGATGTGCAGTCATTAATCCCATTTGATATTTCAAAACAGGTAAATAAGAGCTTAGCCAAAACCAATCGCTTGGTAATCGTGGACGAAGATGTGCCAGGGGGCGCCTCCGCCTACATTCTACAACAAGTCTTAGAGCAGAATAATGGCTACTATCAATTAGATAGCAAGCCCCTCACCATCACGGCCAAAGAGCACCGCCCTGCCTATGCCACTGATGGCGACTATTTCTCTAAACCCTCCCTCGATGATGTGGTGGAAGGCGTGTACCAATTAATGAGCGAGGCTAAGCCAAGTGATTTTCCGCCGATATTTGGGTAA
- a CDS encoding BamA/TamA family outer membrane protein, giving the protein MIFKYSKILILLLFGGIFLTIQSCSLTKKLNKNEYYLRSNSFKFERKKAFKSDLEDYVSQKPNARMLGILPLQDWMYNLVPAKFDSTFEAYYSYSRKERNQKLLDSLYLKFGLKNYVGDNNFLYRQIYNWGAEPVILDTTASYASARNLKQMFFERGYFEAEVDPTFKIDTAAQKARVIYNIKLNEPSFIKDYNQVITNTDMEDLYKENEDKSAVKAGQRFDVRNFELERDRLTRIFKNNGYYNFNEFGEELIFKIDSTDSQYLGVTMRIAKPKSDSVKHFIKYRWGTIDIFSNDNSENIKHIREYNGYTIKSNEEFRFNPRVFTDAITITEGEVYSDKSIDETRTLIFDRENFTLTSMVPEKNDKDSLINMKIYLQPKPKYDLQLSFEGMYSQFLNFGISPGLRLLNRNIFRGGENLEFKLKGTVGTVNKAENDGQFFNAYELAFNTEMTFPRWLLPFDTENLFPKSYNLKSSIGLGLSGQKNIGLGSRNYLAYMDYRFQPNVSEILIEPLSFQYIRNTEKDKYYRVFTLDNEIKNATFDAFFKYSPEVEQKYINKEISELDLERLIYLDEKFAKGLKSNGSGYDFEKHTDFRNMVFRKRSITQDVFIQPIALSIHYNENKLTDKKNPWNIYSRVAVSGALLRLADMILNFEKQNNFFDQKTSLIGGVPYSEYLRFDLDVRKTFNLNSKSAIALRGLFGIAYPYGNSSTIPFSRSYFAGGSNDVRAWKAYELSPAPLRPNDQGTYVDDMKITLNAEYRFPIAGIFNGAAFLDAGNIWSVKNINERTSFKINQFYKQLGIGGGFGARLDFTFVIARVDFAYKLHDPAYPEGERWFREFNLLKPRIQFGINYPF; this is encoded by the coding sequence ATGATTTTTAAATATTCAAAGATATTAATTTTATTGCTATTTGGCGGAATCTTCTTAACTATTCAGTCGTGTAGCTTGACCAAAAAATTAAACAAAAATGAATATTATTTGCGTTCCAACTCTTTTAAATTTGAAAGAAAAAAAGCTTTTAAAAGTGATTTAGAAGACTATGTTTCGCAGAAACCAAATGCTAGAATGCTGGGGATTTTACCGCTCCAGGACTGGATGTACAACTTGGTGCCTGCTAAGTTCGACTCCACTTTTGAGGCGTATTATTCCTACAGCAGAAAGGAGCGAAATCAGAAATTGCTGGATAGCCTTTACTTAAAATTTGGGCTGAAAAATTATGTGGGCGATAATAATTTCCTCTATCGCCAAATCTATAACTGGGGCGCAGAGCCTGTGATTTTGGATACCACGGCGAGCTATGCCTCGGCACGGAATTTAAAGCAAATGTTTTTTGAACGAGGCTATTTTGAAGCAGAGGTAGATCCCACTTTCAAAATTGATACCGCAGCACAAAAGGCGCGTGTAATTTATAATATCAAGCTAAATGAACCTTCTTTTATAAAAGACTACAATCAAGTAATCACCAATACCGATATGGAGGATCTGTACAAAGAAAATGAAGACAAATCTGCGGTGAAAGCTGGGCAAAGATTTGATGTGCGAAACTTTGAGCTAGAACGCGACCGCTTAACCCGAATTTTTAAAAATAATGGATACTATAATTTCAACGAATTCGGTGAGGAATTAATCTTTAAAATTGATAGTACCGATAGCCAATACCTTGGCGTAACAATGCGCATTGCTAAACCCAAAAGTGATAGCGTTAAGCACTTTATCAAATACCGCTGGGGTACGATTGACATTTTCTCAAACGATAATAGCGAAAACATAAAGCACATACGAGAGTACAACGGCTATACCATTAAATCCAATGAAGAATTTAGATTCAATCCGCGCGTCTTCACCGATGCCATCACCATCACCGAGGGCGAGGTGTATAGCGATAAATCTATTGATGAAACACGGACTTTAATATTTGACCGAGAGAACTTTACACTCACCTCGATGGTACCAGAGAAAAATGATAAAGATTCCCTCATCAATATGAAAATTTATCTACAACCCAAGCCCAAATATGATTTGCAGCTCTCCTTTGAGGGAATGTATTCACAATTCTTAAATTTCGGAATTTCGCCAGGGCTTAGGCTCTTGAATCGGAATATATTTAGAGGGGGCGAAAATCTAGAATTTAAACTCAAAGGTACTGTGGGAACTGTGAACAAAGCTGAAAATGACGGGCAATTCTTTAACGCCTATGAGTTAGCCTTTAACACCGAGATGACTTTCCCGCGCTGGCTGCTCCCATTTGACACGGAAAATCTTTTTCCTAAAAGCTACAACCTTAAATCCTCCATCGGGCTAGGGCTCAGTGGGCAAAAAAACATTGGGCTAGGTAGCCGAAACTACCTTGCTTATATGGATTATAGATTTCAGCCCAATGTGAGCGAAATCCTAATCGAGCCGCTTAGTTTTCAATACATTAGAAACACGGAAAAAGATAAATATTACCGCGTATTCACGCTTGATAATGAGATTAAAAACGCCACCTTTGATGCCTTTTTCAAATACAGCCCCGAGGTGGAACAGAAATATATTAATAAAGAAATCTCAGAATTAGACCTAGAACGGCTCATCTACCTTGACGAAAAATTTGCCAAAGGGCTAAAAAGCAATGGCAGTGGCTACGACTTTGAAAAACACACCGATTTCCGAAATATGGTATTTAGAAAAAGAAGCATTACGCAAGATGTATTCATTCAGCCCATAGCCCTCTCCATTCACTACAATGAAAATAAACTTACTGATAAGAAAAACCCGTGGAATATTTATAGCCGTGTGGCAGTGAGCGGTGCGCTACTACGCTTGGCTGATATGATTCTCAATTTTGAAAAACAAAATAATTTCTTTGACCAAAAAACATCACTCATCGGAGGCGTGCCCTACTCGGAATACCTCAGATTTGATTTAGATGTGCGCAAAACCTTTAATCTGAACTCAAAATCAGCCATCGCACTACGCGGATTATTTGGAATTGCCTACCCTTATGGAAATTCAAGCACCATTCCATTTAGCCGTTCCTATTTTGCTGGCGGCTCAAACGATGTCCGCGCGTGGAAAGCCTATGAACTATCCCCTGCCCCACTCCGCCCAAACGACCAAGGCACCTATGTAGATGATATGAAAATCACCCTAAACGCCGAATACCGTTTCCCCATTGCAGGAATATTTAACGGAGCCGCCTTCCTAGATGCCGGAAACATCTGGAGTGTCAAAAACATCAACGAACGCACAAGCTTTAAAATCAATCAATTCTATAAACAATTAGGTATCGGTGGCGGATTCGGAGCAAGGCTTGACTTCACATTTGTGATTGCCCGCGTGGATTTTGCCTATAAACTGCACGACCCTGCTTATCCAGAGGGCGAGAGGTGGTTCAGAGAATTTAATTTACTCAAACCAAGAATTCAATTTGGGATAAATTACCCTTTCTAG
- a CDS encoding RNA methyltransferase has protein sequence MVSKSTIKLIKSLQQKKYRNKHQLFVVEGIKSVQEFLKSRFKLNAIYCLEELKNDFKNAEIVSEKELSQISALKNPQKVLAVFACEKNEFPTNLDELILALDNVQDPGNLGTILRLADWFGIKNIVCNSDTVDCYNPKTIQASMGSLSRVHVFYIDLKEFLAQQKNPIYGTFMNGENIYNQNLAQKAIIVLGNEGKGISHEIEKLCTQRISIPQVGNSTESLNVAMAASIVINEFCRPQLMKI, from the coding sequence ATGGTATCTAAATCTACAATAAAACTTATTAAAAGTTTACAACAAAAAAAATATCGAAATAAGCACCAGTTATTTGTGGTAGAAGGAATAAAATCGGTGCAAGAATTTCTAAAAAGTAGATTTAAGCTAAATGCAATTTATTGTTTAGAAGAATTGAAAAATGATTTTAAAAACGCCGAAATTGTATCAGAAAAGGAATTATCACAAATTTCTGCGCTCAAAAATCCACAAAAAGTTCTAGCTGTTTTTGCCTGCGAAAAAAACGAATTTCCTACTAATTTAGATGAGCTAATTTTAGCCTTAGATAATGTGCAAGATCCAGGCAATTTGGGTACGATTTTGCGCCTTGCCGATTGGTTTGGCATCAAAAACATTGTTTGCAACAGCGACACGGTGGATTGCTACAATCCCAAAACCATTCAAGCAAGTATGGGGTCGCTCAGTCGTGTGCATGTTTTTTATATAGATTTAAAGGAATTTTTAGCCCAACAAAAAAATCCGATTTATGGCACTTTTATGAATGGCGAAAATATTTATAACCAAAATTTGGCTCAAAAAGCAATCATCGTTTTAGGTAATGAGGGGAAGGGCATTTCGCATGAAATCGAAAAACTTTGTACGCAGAGAATCAGCATTCCGCAAGTGGGCAATTCCACAGAAAGCTTAAATGTCGCCATGGCAGCATCGATTGTGATTAATGAATTTTGTCGTCCACAATTGATGAAAATATAG